In Ruminococcus sp. HUN007, a genomic segment contains:
- a CDS encoding DUF58 domain-containing protein, producing MKAVFSYVIVLLSACSYMILFDRNAGGIMAVFLVVVPLVSVFLTLFARKKVQIRVDSTNDLVPKNKNCTIKVLVTKDTIIPLPVISFEFRATEHFRKTEYDVYRFSMSENRDLTIDISVFPEVCGKAGVKIGHIYITDYLGIFRFRIRVPQIEHEIDIIPEIHEINDCAGILRSISDTLPDNDDDETETAAVYGRAAFPGYGYRNYVPGDSLKKVNWKLSSKKNELYVRMDESAGMTLPKIILDISAPETDSGRRSAIEHTAMVTEGALSILDMCVRNGIECSFIYPGHEEMITEDVLTHDDVERIACGMIKDLTPGKMIPDLSSPADSKSSDMNIICTPEICESTAKAAENAVLSGNYVKFIIPEDLYTDECIPVPELWLLNDNWMLTRTV from the coding sequence ATGAAAGCAGTATTTTCATATGTTATAGTTTTACTTTCTGCCTGCAGCTACATGATACTCTTTGACCGTAATGCCGGCGGAATAATGGCGGTTTTCCTTGTAGTTGTACCGCTTGTCTCAGTGTTTCTTACACTTTTTGCAAGGAAAAAGGTCCAGATAAGAGTTGACAGTACGAATGATCTGGTACCGAAAAACAAAAACTGTACGATAAAGGTGCTTGTAACCAAAGACACGATAATTCCGCTTCCTGTTATCAGCTTTGAATTCAGGGCGACAGAACATTTCAGAAAAACTGAATATGATGTTTACCGCTTTTCAATGTCTGAAAACAGGGACCTTACAATAGATATCAGCGTTTTTCCGGAAGTCTGCGGAAAAGCAGGTGTTAAAATAGGACACATTTATATTACAGACTACCTCGGAATTTTCCGTTTCAGGATCCGTGTACCTCAGATCGAACACGAAATAGACATCATTCCTGAAATACACGAAATAAATGACTGTGCAGGAATTCTCAGAAGTATTTCCGATACTCTTCCTGACAATGATGACGACGAAACGGAAACGGCGGCAGTCTACGGCAGAGCTGCGTTTCCGGGATACGGATACAGAAACTATGTTCCGGGAGATTCACTGAAAAAAGTAAACTGGAAGCTTTCTTCAAAAAAGAACGAGCTTTATGTCCGCATGGACGAAAGTGCCGGAATGACGCTGCCGAAAATAATACTTGATATCAGCGCTCCGGAAACTGATTCAGGCAGACGTTCCGCGATCGAACATACAGCGATGGTAACTGAAGGTGCACTTTCCATACTTGATATGTGTGTGCGAAACGGCATAGAATGCAGTTTTATTTATCCCGGACATGAAGAAATGATCACGGAAGATGTCCTGACACATGATGACGTTGAAAGGATCGCCTGCGGAATGATAAAGGACCTGACTCCGGGAAAGATGATCCCGGATCTTTCATCTCCCGCCGATTCCAAATCCTCGGACATGAATATAATCTGTACGCCCGAAATCTGTGAATCAACAGCAAAAGCGGCTGAAAACGCCGTGCTCAGCGGGAACTATGTCAAGTTCATCATTCCTGAAGATCTTTACACTGACGAATGCATTCCGGTGCCTGAGCTGTGGCTTCTTAACGACAACTGGATGCTGACAAGGACTGTCTGA
- a CDS encoding MoxR family ATPase, which produces MNEKIRILKDNIEKSIVGKEDVIIKVIAALLCGGHILIEDVPGVGKTQLISSMAKSLDGKFNRVQMTPDIMPSDIIGFSMINQKTGELEYRPGAAMCNFLLADEINRASPKSQSSLLEIMEEGQISLDGKTHALPVPFMVMATQNPVETYGTYHLPEAQMDRFFMKISMGYPTAEEEIRIIERTEFGNPVDNVERAVITLEDIADLQKQVMNVRVIPSVKKYITDIVRSTRDSEMVTLGVSPRGSITLYKASKAIAFINGRDYVTPDDVKYIAGCVLSLRVILSVKGRTKYGTSDEFIKRILEITAVPADAVK; this is translated from the coding sequence ATGAACGAAAAAATCAGGATCCTCAAGGACAATATCGAAAAGTCTATCGTTGGAAAGGAAGACGTTATTATAAAGGTAATAGCGGCTCTTCTGTGCGGGGGTCATATCCTTATCGAAGACGTTCCGGGTGTGGGAAAGACACAGCTTATTTCCTCGATGGCCAAATCTCTCGATGGAAAATTCAACCGTGTACAGATGACACCGGATATCATGCCGTCCGATATAATCGGATTTTCAATGATAAATCAGAAAACAGGCGAACTTGAATACAGACCGGGAGCTGCGATGTGCAATTTTCTTCTGGCGGATGAGATCAACCGTGCTTCGCCGAAATCCCAGTCAAGCCTTCTTGAAATAATGGAGGAAGGACAGATAAGCCTTGACGGAAAAACACATGCTCTTCCGGTACCGTTCATGGTAATGGCTACTCAGAATCCGGTGGAGACCTACGGAACATATCATCTTCCTGAAGCACAGATGGACCGTTTCTTCATGAAGATCAGCATGGGTTATCCTACTGCCGAGGAAGAGATCAGGATAATCGAAAGAACGGAATTCGGCAATCCTGTCGATAACGTTGAACGTGCAGTCATTACTCTTGAAGATATAGCAGATCTGCAGAAACAGGTAATGAACGTCCGTGTTATCCCTTCAGTGAAAAAGTACATAACCGATATTGTACGCTCGACACGCGACAGTGAAATGGTGACTCTCGGAGTAAGTCCGCGAGGCAGTATAACGCTTTACAAGGCTTCGAAGGCAATAGCCTTTATAAACGGAAGAGATTATGTTACTCCTGATGATGTAAAATATATCGCCGGATGTGTTCTTTCACTCAGGGTCATACTTTCAGTAAAGGGACGTACGAAATACGGAACATCAGATGAATTTATAAAAAGAATACTGGAAATAACTGCTGTCCCTGCCGATGCCGTGAAGTAA